In Manis pentadactyla isolate mManPen7 chromosome 8, mManPen7.hap1, whole genome shotgun sequence, the following are encoded in one genomic region:
- the LOC118934298 gene encoding olfactory receptor 13A1-like produces the protein MRQGLGAAPGPASRPNWTLVTEFVLQGFSEHPGLWLPLLACLLCLYTMALVGNTMIISVVSCSTSLHSPMYFFLCNLATMDIVCTSCVLPKALVGLVSEENTISFLGCMAQLFFLVWSASSELLLLTVMAYDRCVAICHPLHYSSRMSPWLCRALAMAVWVVCAVNALVNTGLMMRLPFCGPNIITHFFCEIPPLLLLSCSSTRVNSIMTVLADVFYGVINFLLTLLSYGFIIASILRIRSAEGKRRAFSTCSSHLVVVSVYYSAVFCAYISPASSYSPERSKVSGMLYTALSPTLNPLIYSLRNTEVKHALGRLVPLFRVRVMHRPFVQPGSPAPTSLRPGM, from the coding sequence AtgaggcagggcctgggggctgcTCCTGGGCCAGCATCAAGGCCCAACTGGACGCTGGTGACAGAGTTTGTGCTGCAGGGCTTCTCCGAGCACCCTGGGCTGTGGCTGCCCCTTCTCGCCTGCCTCCTCTGCCTTTACACCATGGCACTTGTGGGCAACACCATGATCATCTCCGTGGTCAGCTGCAGCACTAGCCTCCACagccccatgtactttttcctgtGCAACCTGGCCACCATGGACATTGTCTGCACCTCATGTGTGCTGCCCAAGGCACTAGTGGGCCTGGTGTCTGAGGAGAACACCATCTCCTTCCTGGGATGCATGGCCCAGCTCTTCTTCCTTGTCTGGTCTGCATCTTCCGAGCTGTTGCTGCTCACagtcatggcctatgaccgctgtgtggccatctgccacccactGCACTACAGCTCCAGGATGAGCCCATGGCTGTGCAGGGCACTGGCCATGGCCGTGTGGGTCGTCTGTGCTGTCAACGCTTTGGTGAACACTGGGCTGATGATGCGGCTGCCCTTCTGTGGTCCGAACATCATCACACACTTCTTCTGTGAGATCCCCCCGCTcctgctgctctcctgcagctccaCGCGTGTGAACAGCATCATGACTGTCTTGGCCGATGTCTTCTATGGGGTCATTAACTTCCTGCTCACCCTGCTGTCATACGGCTTCATCATCGCCAGCATCCTGCGTATCCGCTCGGCAGAGGGCAAGCGGagggccttctccacctgctcctcccacctcgtGGTGGTCTCTGTGTACTATTCAGCTGTGTTCTGTGCCTACATCAGCCCTGCCTCCAGCTACAGCCCTGAGAGAAGTAAGGTGTCCGGCATGCTGTACACAGCACTCAGCCCCACCCTGAACCCCCTCATTTACTCTCTGAGGAACACGGAGGTCAAGCATGCCCTGGGAAGACTTGTCCCCCTCTTCAGGGTTAGGGTGATGCACAGGCCCTTCGTCCAGCCTGGGAGCCCTGCACCTACCTCCCTGAGACCAGGCATGTAG